Proteins encoded in a region of the Phaenicophaeus curvirostris isolate KB17595 chromosome 1, BPBGC_Pcur_1.0, whole genome shotgun sequence genome:
- the TMEM39A gene encoding transmembrane protein 39A, with translation MPGGRRGPSRQQLSRSALPSLQTLVGGSCGNGTGLRNRNGSAISLSAPPITALITPEPVRHCRIPDLPLDGSLLFEFLFFIYLLVALFIQYINIYKTVWWYPYNHPASCTSLNFHLIDYHLAAFITVMLARRLVWALVSEASQVGATSVIHYMVRLVLLTLCGWVLCWTLLNLFRSHSVLNLLFLGYPFGVYVPLCCFHQDSRAQPLPADCVYLVQDQVVDDGASAVSSLVKPKDFLSLLWESLREQFNNPTSIPTHSCPLSPDLIRNEVECLKADFNRRIKEVLFNSLFSAYYVAFLPLCFVKSTQYYDMRWSCEHLIMVWINAFVMLTTQLLPPKYCDLLHRSAAHLGKWQKLEHGSYSNAPQHIWSENTIWPQGVLVRRSRCLYKAVGPYNVAVPSDVSHARFYFLFHRPLRLLNLLILIEGSVVCYQLYSLLRSEKWNHTLSMALILFCNYYVLFKLLRDRIVLGRAYSYPLNNYGLKAH, from the exons ATGCCCGGTGGAAGGAGGGGACCCAGCCGGCAGCAGCTAAGCCGTTCAGCTTTGCCTTCTCTCCAGACGTTGGTTGGCGGGAGCTGCGGAAACGGTACTGGTTTGAGAAACAG GAATGGTAGTGCCATCAGCCTCTCTGCACCTCCAATCACAGCGCTGATTACTCCAGAGCCTGTACGTCACTGCCGGATCCCTGACCTACCGCTGGATGGGAGTCTTCTCTTTGAATTCCTGTTCTTCATCTACCTTCTGGTAGCCCTCTTCATTCAGTACATCAACATCTACAAGACTGTCTGGTGGTACCCATACAATCACCCTGCTTCCTGTACCTCGTTG aattTTCACCTCATTGACTACCACCTGGCGGCATTCATCACAGTGATGCTGGCGCGGAGGCTGGTGTGGGCCCTCGTCTCTGAG GCCTCTCAGGTGGGTGCAACATCAGTGATTCACTACATGGTGCGCCTGGTGCTGCTCACCCTCTGTGGGTGGGTGCTCTGCTGGACTTTGCTCAACCTCTTCCGCAGCCATTCTGTTCTCAACCTTCTCTTCCTGGGCTACCC GTTTGGTGTCTATGTTCCTCTGTGCTGCTTCCACCAGGACAGCAGAGCACAGCCCCTACCTGCAGACTGTGTTTACTTGGTACAAGACCAGGTGGTGGATGATGGGGCTTCAGCTGTCAGCAGCCTGGTCAAACCCAAAGATTTCCTCTCGCTTCTCTGGGAATCCCTGAGAGAACAGTTCAATAATCCTACATCTATCCCCACCCACAGCTGCCCCCTTTCCCCAGATCTCATCCGCAATGAGGTGGAGTGCCTAAAAGCAGACTTCAATCGCAGGATCAAGGAAGTTCTCTTCAACTCTCTCTTCAGTGCCTACTACGTGGCATTTCTGCCGCTGTGTTTTGTGAAG AGCACCCAGTACTACGACATGCGTTGGTCCTGTGAGCACCTCATCATGGTGTGGATCAATGCCTTTGTCATGCTCACCActcagctgctgcctcccaAGTACTGTGACCTGCTCCACAGATCAGCTGCCCACCTCGGCAAGTGGCAGAAACTAGAGCACGGTTCCTACAGCAATGCTCCACAACATAT CTGGTCAGAAAACACAATATGGCCACAAGGAGTTCTGGTGCGACGTAGTCGATGCCTGTATAAAGCAGTTGGGCCTTACAACGTAGCAGTGCCTTCAGATGTGTCCCATGCCCGCTTTTAT TTCCTTTTTCACCGTCCATTACGGCTGCTCAACCTGCTCATTCTCATCGAAGGCAGCGTGGTCTGCTACCAGCTCTACTCACTGCTGCGCTCAGAGAAGTGGAATCATACCCTTTCCATGGCCCTCATCCTTTTCTGCAATTATTATGTCTTATTTAAGCTCCTCCGGGACCGGATAGTATTAGGCAGGGCATACTCCTACCCACTTAACAACTATGGACTGAAGGCACACTAG